From the genome of Salvelinus fontinalis isolate EN_2023a chromosome 20, ASM2944872v1, whole genome shotgun sequence, one region includes:
- the LOC129817770 gene encoding KATNB1-like protein 1 encodes MASGSHDRQSREFQQLNQDKPHEFLHHISNHSAADKNMKEVFFLNKEEIDKDRFPVSRGAHISGKAKQVSVCYKRKCSLSRHSVVVSSGVRHRAPPAGRAVCDMANKENELTCPEEVQAIHYNDNCVFPVNSVAEAGSKMAGPGNKCSDYFTELSKDHDAMTHVLFGRKLRLNVALTLWRRNASELVAYLIRIEDTGVLLDCLPVITKNLQDEVPCISLGCCVDLLPQVKTILASKYEEHLIVGLHWIQSVIKKWWPELSTNSNSLQDSCSEDRNLQVMKQQLKELWEEGPRLSLVPGTTGEMAKAIESYLLQLH; translated from the exons ATGGCCTCTGGAAGTCATGATAGGCAAAGCAGGGAATTCCAACAGCTCAACCAGGACAAACCTCATGAATTTCTCCATCACATCAGCAACCACTCTGCAGCTGACAAGAATATGAAGGAG gtgttttttttaaataaggaaGAAATAGATAAAGACCG ATTTCCCGTGAGTCGCGGTGCACACATCTCCGGCAAAGCGAAACAAGTGTCTGTGTGCTACAAGAGGAAGTGTTCGTTGTCGCGTCACAGTGTAGTGGTGAGCTCCGGCGTGCGCCACAGAGCGCCCCCCGCAGGTCGGGCTGTCTGTGACATGGCCAACAAGGAGAATGAACTGACCTGCCCAGAGGAAGTGCAGGCAATACATTACAATGACAACTGCGTTTTCCCCGTAAACTCTGTAGCAGAAGCAGGCTCCAAGATGGCAGGGCCGGGAAACAAGTGCAGTGATTACTTCACTGAG CTATCGAAGGATCATGACGCAATGACACACGTGCTTTTTGGGAGGAAGCTCCGATTAAATGTAGCTCTGACACTATGGCGAAGAAACGCCAGCGAACTAGTGGCATACTTGATCAG AATTGAAGACACAGGTGTGCTTCTTGACTGCCTGCCAGTTATAACGAAAAA CCTTCAAGATGAAGTGCCGTGCATATCACTAGGCTGCTGTGTAGACCTCCTGCCACAAGTCAAAACCATCCTCGCCAGTAAATATGAAGA ACACTTGATTGTGGGTTTACACTGGATTCAGTCTGTCATTAAGAAATGGTGGCCAGAACTCTCTACAAACAGCAATAGCCTGCAGGACAGCTGCTCAGAGGACAG GAACCTCCAAGTCATGAAGCAGCAGCTGAAGGAATTGTGGGAAGAAGGACCCCGGTTAAGTTTAGTCCCAGGAACTACAGGAGAGATGGCAAAG gcCATTGAGTCTTACTTATTACAACTACACTGA
- the LOC129817769 gene encoding ER membrane protein complex subunit 7-like, with product MLLHGRLSELCIFLQAMFVLACCFSDIESGPIATSGSAQPNGDRFKLEGRAIVPGVKTQDWISSARVTVEGEEYIGFMRTDGSFVVNDVPSGSYVVEVISPGYKFEAVRVDITSKGKMRARLVNFIKTSEVIRQPYPLQLRSSGPHTYFMKRETWGWTDFLMNPMVLMMVLPLLIIVLLPKVVNTNDPEMRKEMEQSMNMLNPNPELPDVSEFMTKLFSGSKSSSSKAVGGSKASGRPAVKRR from the exons ATGTTGCTGCATGGCAGACTATCAGAATTGTGTATTTTTCTACAGGCTATGTTTGTTTTAGCGTGCTGTTTTAGCGATATAGAATCGGGGCCTATCGCGACGAGTGGATCTGCTCAACCAAACGGGGATCGTTTCAAACTCGAGGGTCGGGCAATCGTTCCTGGAGTGAAAACACAAGACTGGATTTCATCAGCCCGAGTCACGGTAGAGGGAGAAGAGTATATAGGCTTTATGAG aaCTGATGGCAGCTTTGTCGTCAATGATGTTCCCTCGGGATCTTACGTTGTGGAAGTGATCTCACCTGGATACAAATTTGAAGCAGTCCGTGTGGACATCACGTCTAAAGGAAAAATGAG GGCCCGCCTGGTGAACTTCATCAAGACGTCTGAGGTGATCCGCCAGCCGTACCCGCTCCAGCTGAGGTCCTCTGGGCCACACACCTACTTCATGAAGAGAGAGACCTGGGGGTGGACTGACTTCCTCATGAATCCCATG GTCCTGATGATGGTCCTTCCTCTGCTCATTATCGTCCTGCTCCCTAAGGTTGTCAACACCAACGACCCTGAGATGAGAAAG GAAATGGAGCAGTCAATGAACATGCTGAACCCCAACCCTGAGCTACCTGACGTGTCTGAGTTCATGACCAAGCTGTTCTCCGGCTCCAAGAGCTCCAGCAGCAAGGCTGTAGGTGGCAGCAAGGCTAGTGGCCGCCCAGCAGTCAAGAGGAGGTAG